From one Verrucomicrobiia bacterium genomic stretch:
- a CDS encoding 50S ribosomal protein L25: MKSVSLTAYPRTLSGRLSVKKLRAQGRVPAVIYGGQAKPENLEVTQKELENLIHHSVSENVLVDLNVGGKASRLALLQDVQHYALTGSVLHVDFHEVSATEKVTILVPVETKGEAAGVKTGGGVLEHVLFKVKVKAFPKDLPEVIEVDVTNLQLNQTIHLGELPKIEGVEYVGDAKLSVISVAAPRTEKEEEAAPAAAPGDVVAIKEKKPEEGAAPAAGAKAAAAPAKKDAKK; encoded by the coding sequence ATGAAATCGGTATCATTGACGGCATATCCCCGCACTTTGTCGGGTCGTTTGAGTGTTAAAAAGCTGCGTGCTCAAGGGCGCGTGCCTGCTGTGATTTACGGCGGTCAGGCCAAGCCGGAGAACCTCGAGGTGACTCAAAAGGAGCTGGAAAACCTGATCCATCACTCCGTCTCCGAGAATGTGCTCGTGGATTTGAATGTGGGTGGCAAGGCGAGCCGTCTGGCGCTCCTCCAAGACGTTCAGCACTATGCGTTGACTGGTAGCGTGTTGCATGTGGATTTTCATGAAGTTTCCGCCACCGAGAAGGTGACGATTTTGGTGCCCGTGGAGACCAAGGGTGAGGCGGCTGGTGTGAAGACTGGCGGCGGCGTGCTGGAGCACGTGCTCTTCAAGGTCAAGGTCAAGGCGTTCCCGAAGGATCTCCCAGAGGTCATCGAGGTGGATGTGACGAATTTGCAGTTGAACCAGACCATTCACTTGGGCGAGTTGCCGAAGATCGAGGGTGTGGAATACGTGGGTGACGCAAAGCTCTCCGTTATCTCTGTCGCGGCTCCTCGCACGGAGAAGGAAGAGGAGGCGGCTCCGGCAGCAGCTCCTGGCGACGTGGTGGCCATCAAGGAAAAGAAGCCGGAAGAGGGTGCGGCTCCGGCGGCAGGCGCCAAAGCGGCGGCAGCTCCGGCAAAGAAAGACGCCAAGAAGTAA
- the pth gene encoding aminoacyl-tRNA hydrolase — MESLYLIVGLGNPGSRYANTRHNAGFLLVEELASKWGANWTDSASLHSRLAMARAGERKVWLCQPQTYMNDSGLAVQAVVSYYRVPLENVVVVVDDADLPIGEIRLRGSGGTGGHHGLESIEKHLGSRQYARLRVGIGRQEQDVRQIAGYVLGQFGAEERELFGKVAKRASDQIDCWLTRGLGVAMSQFNGVVTV, encoded by the coding sequence ATGGAGTCGCTGTATCTCATTGTCGGACTGGGAAATCCGGGGTCGCGTTACGCCAATACGCGGCACAATGCGGGTTTCCTGTTGGTGGAAGAGCTGGCCTCCAAGTGGGGTGCCAACTGGACGGATAGCGCCAGTTTACATAGCAGACTGGCGATGGCCCGGGCGGGTGAGCGGAAGGTGTGGTTATGCCAGCCGCAAACTTACATGAATGACAGCGGTTTGGCGGTGCAGGCAGTGGTAAGTTACTACCGGGTGCCGCTGGAGAACGTGGTGGTGGTGGTGGATGACGCAGATTTGCCGATCGGAGAAATCCGGTTGCGGGGAAGCGGCGGCACCGGCGGACATCACGGGCTGGAATCGATAGAGAAGCATTTGGGCAGCCGACAATATGCGCGGTTGCGGGTGGGCATCGGCCGGCAAGAGCAGGATGTCCGCCAGATAGCGGGTTATGTGCTGGGGCAGTTCGGCGCGGAAGAGCGGGAATTGTTCGGCAAGGTCGCCAAACGGGCGTCCGACCAGATTGACTGCTGGTTGACACGTGGTTTGGGTGTGGCCATGAGCCAATTTAACGGTGTGGTGACAGTCTAA
- a CDS encoding 30S ribosomal protein S6, whose product MKRYEGLFILNTAGKEESVNDVVNKIAEEIVAAGGKVETIQKMDKKSFVRTPNRKVTAGFYVNIIFTSKPSGLTPLQNKLSLNNDVYRVMINHAPVVVAKADAAA is encoded by the coding sequence GTGAAACGTTACGAAGGTTTGTTCATTCTGAATACGGCAGGCAAAGAAGAGAGCGTCAACGACGTGGTCAACAAGATCGCGGAAGAGATCGTGGCCGCCGGTGGCAAGGTTGAGACCATCCAGAAGATGGACAAGAAGTCCTTCGTGCGCACGCCGAACCGCAAGGTGACGGCTGGCTTCTATGTGAACATCATCTTCACGAGCAAGCCTTCCGGTCTGACCCCGCTGCAAAACAAGCTCTCGCTGAACAATGACGTTTATCGTGTGATGATCAATCACGCGCCGGTGGTGGTGGCGAAGGCTGACGCAGCCGCGTAA
- the ssb gene encoding single-stranded DNA-binding protein produces MASFNKVILIGNLTRDPELKYTPKGMAVAKLGLAVSRSWKTDTGETREEVAFIDVDAFGRQAEVIGQYMKKGRPMMIEGRLKLDQWDDKTTGQKRSKLGVVLESFQFLGTGRSDDGGAGGGEGGGEYAPREARPPQQARPSRPAPAAPSSPASDPDMPPVEDDDVPF; encoded by the coding sequence ATGGCCAGCTTCAACAAAGTCATCCTGATCGGGAACCTGACCCGTGACCCGGAGTTGAAATACACTCCGAAGGGCATGGCGGTGGCGAAACTTGGCCTGGCTGTGAGCCGTTCTTGGAAGACTGACACCGGGGAAACTCGTGAGGAAGTTGCTTTCATCGACGTTGATGCGTTTGGACGGCAGGCAGAGGTCATCGGGCAGTACATGAAAAAGGGTCGCCCCATGATGATCGAAGGCCGCTTGAAACTTGATCAGTGGGACGACAAGACCACGGGCCAAAAGCGTAGCAAGCTCGGTGTGGTGTTGGAAAGTTTTCAGTTTTTAGGCACGGGTCGCAGTGATGATGGTGGCGCTGGCGGTGGAGAAGGTGGTGGCGAGTATGCTCCTCGTGAGGCGCGTCCGCCGCAGCAAGCCCGTCCGAGCCGTCCGGCTCCGGCAGCTCCATCCTCTCCAGCGAGTGATCCGGATATGCCGCCGGTGGAAGATGATGATGTGCCGTTTTGA